The Rhodoferax sediminis genome has a segment encoding these proteins:
- a CDS encoding YidH family protein: MREPQWRQEGEEPDYRFSLANERTFLAWIRTALALLAGGVLLDQFSTKLGPHIVVVILAVILGVLAAILCAMAYVRWRANEIAMRHARRLPGTMAIPLISVALLGIATVIALLLVLQA, encoded by the coding sequence ATGCGCGAACCCCAATGGCGTCAAGAGGGCGAGGAACCGGATTACCGGTTTTCACTGGCCAACGAGCGCACCTTCCTGGCCTGGATCCGTACCGCCCTGGCGCTGTTGGCCGGCGGTGTCCTGCTCGACCAGTTCTCCACCAAGCTGGGCCCGCACATCGTGGTCGTGATCCTGGCCGTCATTCTGGGCGTACTCGCCGCCATTCTTTGCGCGATGGCTTACGTGCGCTGGCGCGCCAACGAAATCGCAATGCGCCACGCACGCAGGCTGCCGGGCACCATGGCCATCCCGCTGATTTCCGTCGCCCTGCTCGGCATCGCCACGGTGATTGCGCTGTTGCTGGTACTGCAGGCGTGA
- a CDS encoding DUF202 domain-containing protein, which translates to MTPPHAQALRPRDPGLQAERTALAWNRTGLAVLANALLALRSGWASRDAPITILAFVLLVAAGAAVLYGAWRRRHLLNRQGVVGPPAIAISAAAVVTLIACATGIASMLVR; encoded by the coding sequence GTGACCCCCCCGCACGCCCAGGCGCTGCGGCCGCGGGACCCCGGACTGCAGGCCGAGCGCACGGCGCTGGCGTGGAACCGCACCGGCCTGGCGGTGCTGGCCAACGCCCTGCTGGCGCTGCGCTCGGGCTGGGCGAGCCGGGACGCCCCGATCACCATCCTCGCCTTCGTGCTGCTGGTCGCGGCGGGCGCCGCCGTGCTTTATGGCGCGTGGCGGCGCCGGCACTTGTTGAATCGCCAGGGCGTGGTTGGGCCGCCCGCGATCGCGATCTCCGCGGCGGCCGTCGTCACCCTGATCGCCTGCGCCACCGGGATCGCCTCCATGCTGGTGCGCTGA
- a CDS encoding alpha/beta fold hydrolase: MTIHTKIIIDLLLVVAALLVGIVAANWAPERPLATLTARWAPPPSRFIPLLGMQVHVRDQGPRDDPVPMVLIHGTSASLHTWVGWVHALGDKRRVITFDLPAFGLTGPSPDGDYTIATYVRFVGALLDTLAIRHCMLGGNSLGGNVAWEAALAMPERIDRLILVDAGGFPFISTSVPIGFRIARLPGLNRLMEFVTPRSLVRASLRNVYGDPSRVTPELVDRYFDMTVRAGNRRALARRFSQMDFSADASRVAQLKLPTLILWGGRDRLIPPGDAERFHHDIAGSRLVIFPDLGHMPHEEDPARTAAAVIDFLQTR; this comes from the coding sequence ATGACCATCCACACCAAAATCATCATTGACCTGCTGCTTGTCGTTGCAGCATTGCTGGTCGGCATCGTCGCGGCGAACTGGGCGCCAGAGCGGCCGCTCGCCACGCTCACCGCGCGCTGGGCGCCGCCGCCATCCCGGTTCATCCCGCTGCTGGGCATGCAGGTCCATGTGCGTGACCAGGGCCCGCGCGACGACCCGGTCCCGATGGTCCTGATTCACGGGACTTCGGCCAGCCTGCACACCTGGGTGGGATGGGTTCATGCCCTCGGGGACAAGCGCCGCGTCATCACGTTCGACCTGCCTGCATTCGGCCTCACGGGCCCCTCGCCCGACGGGGACTATACGATCGCGACCTATGTCCGTTTCGTCGGCGCCCTGCTCGACACGCTGGCCATCCGGCACTGCATGCTCGGCGGCAACTCGCTTGGCGGCAATGTGGCGTGGGAGGCGGCCCTGGCCATGCCCGAGCGCATCGACAGGCTGATCTTGGTGGATGCCGGCGGCTTCCCGTTCATCTCCACCTCGGTGCCGATCGGGTTCCGGATCGCCCGGCTGCCCGGGCTCAATCGGTTGATGGAATTTGTCACGCCGCGAAGCCTGGTCAGGGCCAGCCTGCGCAATGTCTATGGTGATCCTTCCAGGGTAACGCCCGAGCTGGTCGACCGCTACTTCGACATGACCGTGCGGGCGGGGAACCGCCGTGCGCTGGCCCGGCGATTTTCCCAGATGGACTTTAGCGCCGACGCCAGCCGGGTTGCGCAGCTCAAATTGCCGACGCTGATTCTGTGGGGCGGCCGGGACCGGTTGATTCCGCCCGGCGATGCCGAACGCTTTCACCACGACATCGCGGGCAGCCGGCTCGTGATTTTTCCCGACCTCGGTCATATGCCGCACGAAGAGGATCCCGCGCGCACGGCCGCCGCCGTGATCGATTTCTTGCAGACGCGGTGA
- a CDS encoding phospholipase D family protein — protein METLRGLGLMQLRCPGNSLLSGRLFLAWPWVVRALLAALLVSLAACGSLPERPAVRESSTAIPASSATALGRIAAQYPAEQEQSGLRPLPQSVFALDTRLELIRRAQASLDLQYYLLGNDKTGRLILRSLRNAAQRGVRVRLLLDDLYTAPLDPLLLGLASYPNVEIRLFNPFTFAHSNPLLRNLNFLSDLKRLNHRMHNKLFLADGAMALVGGRNLADEYFLRSSQANFVDFDLLATGPLVHELSQIFDTYWNSDEVYPLRAIVASPDSAQDLRQRFDAAVRPELAPLPGDVPAVDIYGEPPLGVEIDRGQLHFIKAWAGAYADPPSKADPGRAAANAPALLIRKYIEQVQAARSEILISSPYFIPGPLGMAHLREARKHNVAIRVVTNSLDASDEPVVDSSYRNYRVGMLRMGVELYELSPHEIKRSKLFRVPFSSSRGALHAKLTLIDEKTVLVGSMNLDPRSAYLNTELGVMVRSPELARRIRSAFDFHDLGGVYRVELKPDGAGLQWVGTGEDAGQVLDSEPGGSPFMSLRLWLDQHLVSEGML, from the coding sequence ATGGAAACGCTTCGCGGTCTGGGTCTGATGCAGCTCCGCTGCCCCGGCAACAGTCTCTTGAGCGGCAGACTCTTTTTGGCGTGGCCATGGGTCGTTCGGGCCTTGCTGGCGGCGCTCCTGGTTTCCCTGGCCGCGTGCGGCAGCCTGCCCGAGCGGCCCGCGGTGCGCGAGTCCTCCACGGCCATCCCGGCGTCCAGCGCCACCGCCCTGGGGCGGATCGCCGCCCAATACCCTGCGGAGCAAGAGCAGTCGGGGCTGCGCCCGCTGCCGCAGTCCGTGTTTGCCCTGGACACCCGGCTGGAGCTGATCCGGCGGGCTCAAGCGTCGCTCGATCTGCAGTACTACCTGCTCGGCAACGACAAAACCGGGCGCCTCATCCTGCGCAGCCTGCGCAACGCGGCGCAGCGCGGCGTGCGCGTGCGCCTGCTGCTTGATGATCTCTATACCGCTCCTCTGGACCCGCTGCTGCTCGGGCTGGCGAGCTACCCCAACGTCGAGATCCGGCTGTTCAACCCGTTCACCTTCGCCCACAGCAACCCGCTGTTGCGCAACCTGAATTTCCTCTCGGACTTAAAGCGGTTGAACCACCGCATGCACAACAAGCTGTTCCTGGCCGATGGTGCCATGGCCCTGGTGGGCGGACGCAACCTCGCCGACGAGTACTTTCTGCGAAGCTCGCAAGCGAACTTCGTGGACTTCGACCTGCTGGCCACCGGCCCGCTGGTGCACGAGCTGTCGCAGATTTTCGACACCTATTGGAACAGCGACGAGGTCTACCCGCTGCGCGCCATCGTGGCGAGCCCCGACAGTGCGCAAGACCTGCGGCAAAGGTTCGACGCCGCCGTGCGGCCGGAACTGGCACCGCTGCCTGGCGACGTGCCCGCGGTCGACATTTATGGCGAGCCGCCGCTGGGCGTGGAAATCGACCGCGGGCAGCTTCATTTCATCAAGGCCTGGGCCGGCGCCTATGCAGATCCGCCGTCCAAGGCCGATCCCGGGCGGGCGGCGGCCAACGCTCCCGCGCTGCTGATCCGCAAGTACATCGAGCAGGTGCAGGCGGCGCGCTCCGAGATCCTGATCTCCTCACCCTACTTCATTCCCGGGCCACTCGGCATGGCGCATCTGCGTGAAGCGCGCAAGCACAACGTGGCGATCCGGGTCGTGACCAACTCCCTGGACGCCAGCGACGAGCCGGTGGTCGATTCGAGCTACCGAAACTACCGCGTCGGCATGTTGCGCATGGGGGTCGAATTGTATGAGCTCAGCCCGCACGAAATCAAGCGCAGCAAACTATTTCGGGTACCGTTCAGCTCCTCGCGCGGCGCGCTGCATGCCAAGCTGACGCTGATCGATGAGAAGACGGTTTTGGTGGGCTCGATGAATCTGGATCCACGTTCGGCCTACCTCAACACCGAACTGGGCGTCATGGTCCGCAGCCCCGAGCTGGCACGGCGGATCCGGAGCGCGTTCGACTTCCACGACCTGGGAGGGGTCTACCGCGTCGAGCTCAAACCCGACGGCGCCGGCCTGCAATGGGTGGGTACGGGCGAGGATGCGGGCCAGGTGCTGGACAGCGAGCCGGGCGGCAGCCCCTTCATGAGCCTGCGCCTGTGGCTCGATCAGCACCTGGTTTCCGAAGGCATGCTCTGA
- a CDS encoding Spy/CpxP family protein refolding chaperone, which produces MKLKNVLAAFAATVALTGAAVAQPYGMGPGMMGGYGGGYGGMGPGMMGGYGGGYGGMGPGMMGGSDGGYGMGPGMMFGCSNDAYAGLDLTPEQQKAIAGIQEQTSRAMWQFMGTMHGQGYHMQGMFGPGPLDEAAARKAFQAMAETQKAMFELQLDARKKIDAVLTKDQREKLGRYWRSR; this is translated from the coding sequence ATGAAACTGAAGAATGTTCTCGCAGCCTTTGCGGCTACTGTGGCCTTGACCGGTGCGGCGGTAGCACAGCCCTACGGCATGGGGCCCGGGATGATGGGCGGCTACGGGGGTGGCTACGGCGGCATGGGGCCGGGGATGATGGGTGGCTACGGGGGTGGCTACGGCGGCATGGGGCCGGGGATGATGGGTGGCAGCGATGGCGGGTACGGAATGGGTCCTGGAATGATGTTCGGGTGCTCGAACGATGCATACGCGGGTCTGGATCTCACTCCGGAGCAGCAGAAGGCCATTGCGGGCATCCAGGAGCAGACCTCCAGGGCGATGTGGCAGTTCATGGGCACGATGCATGGACAGGGCTACCACATGCAGGGCATGTTCGGTCCAGGTCCACTCGACGAAGCAGCCGCGCGCAAGGCGTTCCAGGCCATGGCCGAGACGCAAAAGGCCATGTTCGAGTTGCAACTCGACGCGCGCAAGAAAATTGACGCCGTTCTAACCAAGGACCAGCGCGAGAAGCTGGGCCGCTACTGGCGCAGCCGCTGA
- a CDS encoding SHOCT domain-containing protein, giving the protein MFGFGLFAWVVVIVGIVLLVRWLSGGGRSSGRRDEDRALAILRERYARGEIDKAEFDARKQDLS; this is encoded by the coding sequence ATGTTCGGCTTCGGACTTTTTGCATGGGTTGTGGTCATCGTCGGCATCGTGTTGCTGGTCAGATGGTTGAGCGGCGGAGGCCGGTCATCGGGTCGGCGCGATGAAGACCGCGCGCTGGCTATCCTGCGCGAACGCTATGCGCGCGGCGAGATCGACAAAGCGGAGTTCGATGCGCGCAAGCAGGATCTCAGCTGA
- the arsA gene encoding arsenical pump-driving ATPase, which yields MEVVVLGSGCSKCHRTAGLVERVAKNLSIPVHLTMNESKEERERLRIHATPAVTVNGNLVHSGGIPSHEKVEVWLKPKPLDLLNQPTRHLFFTGKGGVGKTSLSTAVALHLADCGKKVLLVSTDSASNLDEMLGVTLSNHPTPVPGAPGLSVLNIDPDAAAEAYRQRVVDQMARDATTAEISTVREQLSGACTTEIASFDEFSSLLADRDQEYDHIVFDTAPTGHTLRLLSLPKAWSGFLANNDQGASCLGPHSGLKMQEIRFKAALDALSNPALTSVVLATRPDKGAIAEASRTSDELKELGLNNQRLVVNGVFHASNKTDEVANAFEALGTQALDEMPDNLRALPQDQVPLRAFDTVGLPALRALLNTNTHTATSDTAFTAPTMKHGIGLGALADELARAGRGLIMVMGKGGVGKTTVAAALALGLVQRGKTVHLSTTDPAAHLAGTLEGVVDGLRVDRIDPIVETQRYVDKIMATKGARLNEQERDLMLEDLKSPCTEEVAVFHAFSRMVSEARSAYVVLDTAPTGHSMLLMDATGAYHRQMMRELESHGSAHLVTPLMRLQDPEYTKIILVTLPETTPVLQAKVLQDDLRRANIEPFAWVINKSILAADTHDPLLQARLTGEVQQMEKVEHGLAKKTYVLPWLTRPPIGMEALGRLVAQSE from the coding sequence ATGGAAGTCGTCGTCTTAGGGTCAGGTTGCAGTAAATGTCACCGCACAGCTGGCTTGGTTGAGCGAGTCGCCAAAAACCTGAGTATCCCAGTCCATCTCACCATGAATGAAAGTAAGGAAGAACGCGAACGGCTCCGAATTCATGCCACCCCCGCCGTGACGGTCAACGGCAATCTCGTCCATAGTGGCGGCATCCCCTCCCACGAAAAAGTCGAAGTCTGGTTAAAGCCCAAACCATTGGATTTACTGAATCAGCCGACAAGGCACTTATTCTTCACGGGCAAAGGTGGTGTGGGTAAGACATCCCTGTCCACTGCGGTTGCACTTCATTTGGCAGATTGCGGCAAGAAGGTGCTTCTGGTCAGCACGGACTCGGCCTCCAATCTGGACGAAATGCTGGGCGTCACGCTAAGCAATCACCCCACCCCCGTCCCGGGAGCACCCGGCTTGTCTGTCTTGAACATTGACCCGGACGCTGCGGCTGAGGCCTATCGACAACGCGTCGTCGACCAAATGGCGCGAGACGCCACCACCGCAGAAATCTCGACCGTGCGTGAGCAGCTGTCCGGTGCCTGCACGACCGAGATTGCATCGTTCGACGAGTTCTCATCACTGCTTGCCGATAGAGACCAGGAGTACGACCACATTGTTTTTGACACCGCTCCGACCGGCCACACGCTGCGGCTGCTGAGCTTGCCCAAGGCCTGGAGTGGTTTTCTGGCCAACAATGACCAGGGTGCATCCTGTCTCGGACCGCACTCTGGTCTGAAGATGCAAGAAATTCGCTTCAAGGCTGCACTCGACGCGCTGTCCAATCCTGCTCTGACCTCCGTCGTCTTGGCGACGCGCCCCGACAAAGGCGCGATCGCAGAAGCTTCCCGGACCTCCGATGAATTGAAGGAGCTGGGTCTGAATAACCAGCGCCTGGTGGTCAACGGCGTGTTCCATGCGAGCAATAAAACAGATGAGGTCGCAAATGCCTTTGAAGCGCTGGGTACACAAGCGTTAGATGAGATGCCGGACAACCTGCGCGCTCTCCCACAAGACCAGGTTCCGCTGCGCGCCTTCGATACCGTCGGGCTCCCTGCCCTGCGTGCATTGCTCAATACCAACACCCATACAGCCACAAGCGACACGGCATTTACAGCCCCCACCATGAAGCACGGGATTGGCTTGGGCGCCCTGGCTGATGAACTGGCACGGGCCGGGCGTGGTCTCATCATGGTCATGGGCAAGGGCGGCGTGGGCAAGACCACGGTTGCCGCAGCCCTCGCGCTGGGGCTGGTTCAACGTGGAAAAACCGTGCATCTGAGCACCACTGACCCGGCGGCGCATCTCGCCGGTACGCTAGAGGGCGTGGTGGACGGCCTGCGGGTCGACCGGATTGACCCCATTGTTGAGACCCAGCGCTATGTCGACAAAATCATGGCGACCAAAGGTGCCAGGCTGAACGAGCAGGAGCGTGACTTGATGCTGGAAGACCTCAAGTCACCCTGCACCGAAGAAGTCGCCGTTTTCCATGCGTTTTCACGTATGGTGAGTGAGGCGCGCAGTGCTTATGTGGTGTTGGACACCGCACCTACAGGTCACTCGATGCTGCTGATGGATGCCACTGGTGCCTATCACCGCCAGATGATGCGTGAGCTCGAAAGCCACGGCTCAGCTCACTTGGTCACACCGTTGATGCGCTTGCAAGACCCCGAGTACACCAAGATTATTCTGGTCACGCTGCCGGAAACGACGCCAGTGTTACAAGCGAAAGTGCTGCAGGACGATCTGCGCCGTGCCAACATTGAACCTTTTGCCTGGGTCATCAACAAAAGCATTTTGGCGGCCGACACCCACGACCCATTATTACAAGCGCGTTTGACAGGTGAAGTCCAGCAGATGGAGAAGGTTGAACATGGCCTGGCCAAGAAAACCTACGTGCTGCCATGGCTGACGCGTCCGCCCATTGGCATGGAGGCGCTGGGCAGGCTGGTTGCTCAATCCGAGTAA
- a CDS encoding PepSY domain-containing protein — translation MKHSLRLRVGLLALSLGLAAPPIWADDDCDAPVGRWQSREAVRQMATRQGWQIQRLKIDDGCYEIRGTDSQGRSFKAKIDPETLKVLKMKQGDRERDRERDRDREHAAPSPLITPGTAPRGQID, via the coding sequence ATGAAACACTCTCTCCGCCTGCGCGTTGGTTTGCTGGCCCTTTCACTGGGCTTGGCTGCCCCGCCAATTTGGGCCGACGACGATTGTGATGCGCCAGTTGGGCGCTGGCAATCGCGCGAGGCTGTACGCCAGATGGCAACCCGGCAAGGCTGGCAGATCCAGCGGCTGAAGATTGACGACGGTTGCTATGAAATTCGCGGGACGGACAGCCAGGGCCGCAGCTTTAAGGCCAAGATCGACCCGGAAACCCTGAAGGTATTGAAGATGAAGCAAGGGGACCGCGAGCGTGATCGGGAACGTGACCGTGATCGTGAGCACGCCGCGCCATCGCCCCTGATTACCCCTGGCACCGCGCCGCGCGGCCAGATTGACTAA
- a CDS encoding DUF2271 domain-containing protein — protein MSKPLLTTLAAACALALPALAHSRQVTLSAQLKNYGGNGAYLAAYLTDAKGAYAGTLWVAGGKAKYYKHLSDWNRLSSGDAKRLNGVTGASVGAGRTLKVTANLADALIDAGYEIHIDAAAEDMRDSPSEIRVPLSTGNAGKPQAGKQYIQSLTFQLQ, from the coding sequence ATGTCCAAACCTCTTTTGACCACTTTGGCCGCCGCCTGCGCGCTGGCCTTGCCCGCCCTGGCGCACAGCCGCCAGGTCACGCTGAGCGCCCAGCTCAAGAACTATGGCGGCAACGGTGCCTACCTGGCCGCTTACCTGACCGATGCCAAGGGCGCCTATGCCGGCACGCTGTGGGTGGCTGGCGGCAAGGCCAAGTACTACAAGCACCTGTCCGACTGGAATCGACTCTCCAGCGGTGACGCCAAGCGCCTGAACGGCGTCACTGGCGCCAGCGTAGGCGCAGGGCGCACGCTCAAGGTCACGGCCAACTTGGCCGATGCCCTGATTGACGCGGGCTATGAAATCCACATCGACGCTGCCGCGGAAGACATGCGCGACAGCCCGTCGGAAATCCGCGTTCCGCTGTCCACCGGCAACGCCGGCAAACCGCAGGCCGGCAAGCAGTACATACAGTCGCTGACCTTCCAACTACAGTAA
- a CDS encoding PepSY domain-containing protein translates to MDWKAIHRWLGLTAGTLAFVLGLTGSMLAFDPVQQAWQAPAAPRDLSVATLVERVTRTVPGAEEIRHLPSGAIVVFSFNGDQAQASYVNPANGQVLGAWQPSAPPRWVKSLHRSLLLGDAGRWGAAGIALAIGLMCLSGLVLLLRRMGGWRRLVARVRGSLAQRIHVVVGRAVLALLLLTSLTALTMSASTLGLVALDAGADPDVASVVPGDTGQTAPQSLPGAQLPMLQGLSIQDLRKLNFPDSADPVDTWKVLTGQGEVWIDRYSGQTLASQDTTFAQRLYDWALVLHTGEGAWPWAVVLAFVGASVLLFWWSGVVMWWQARRQAPHITGNSPLTQADMLIFVASEGGSTWGFAQALQDALAYSGHRVHTGALEHFQTTAATRQVFILAATYGEGQAPAHASQALERIEKLGANSVPVTVLGFGDRQYPAFCGFAEALEQTLRAQGWTELLPLERIHQQSAQQFARWGEALAQALGEPLVLDYVPRVPPTTPLTLVARQAYRKHSGEPTAILRFAWPAQSAMERLRGKGLARFAAGDLVGIVPPGSAVPRFYSLASGWADGFLEICARQMPGGLCSTHLLGLQVGDSIAAFIRSNPGFALPRTRRPVLLIGAGTGVAPLAGFIRRNDRHTPMHLYFGGRDPAQDFYFGPEIQRWLGEGRLASVQAVFSRVPEGGGYVQDALRRDAERLRGLVAQGALVRVCGSRAMAKGVAEALDAVLAPLQLSVSKLKAKERYAEDVF, encoded by the coding sequence ATGGACTGGAAGGCCATCCACCGCTGGCTGGGCCTGACGGCTGGCACCTTGGCTTTCGTGCTGGGCCTTACCGGCTCCATGCTGGCGTTCGACCCGGTGCAGCAGGCGTGGCAAGCACCCGCCGCACCACGCGACCTGTCAGTGGCCACGCTGGTGGAGCGCGTGACACGCACGGTTCCAGGCGCCGAGGAAATCCGCCACCTGCCCTCGGGGGCCATCGTGGTGTTCAGCTTTAACGGTGACCAGGCGCAGGCGTCTTATGTGAATCCGGCCAATGGTCAGGTGCTGGGCGCCTGGCAGCCTTCGGCGCCGCCGCGATGGGTGAAAAGCCTGCACCGCTCGCTGCTCCTGGGCGACGCCGGGCGCTGGGGTGCGGCGGGTATTGCGCTGGCTATAGGCTTGATGTGCCTGTCCGGCTTGGTGCTGCTGCTGCGCCGCATGGGCGGCTGGCGGCGTCTGGTCGCGCGGGTGCGTGGCTCGCTGGCCCAGCGCATCCACGTGGTTGTGGGCCGGGCGGTGCTGGCGCTGCTGCTCCTGACGTCGCTCACGGCGCTGACCATGAGCGCCTCGACCCTGGGGCTGGTCGCGCTGGACGCGGGGGCCGATCCTGATGTGGCCTCCGTGGTGCCTGGGGACACGGGCCAGACCGCCCCACAGTCACTGCCCGGCGCGCAACTTCCCATGCTGCAAGGCCTCTCCATACAGGACTTGCGCAAGCTCAATTTTCCGGACTCTGCTGACCCTGTAGACACCTGGAAGGTCCTCACCGGCCAGGGCGAAGTCTGGATTGATCGTTACTCGGGGCAGACACTGGCTTCGCAAGACACAACTTTTGCACAGCGCCTTTACGACTGGGCGCTGGTGCTGCACACCGGCGAAGGGGCCTGGCCTTGGGCGGTGGTGCTCGCCTTTGTGGGCGCCAGCGTGCTGCTGTTCTGGTGGTCGGGCGTTGTCATGTGGTGGCAGGCACGCCGCCAGGCGCCCCACATCACCGGCAACAGCCCGTTGACACAGGCCGACATGCTCATCTTCGTCGCCAGCGAAGGTGGAAGCACCTGGGGTTTTGCACAGGCGCTGCAGGACGCGCTGGCCTACAGCGGGCACCGCGTGCACACCGGCGCGCTGGAGCATTTCCAGACCACGGCCGCCACGCGGCAGGTGTTCATACTGGCGGCAACGTATGGCGAGGGCCAGGCCCCGGCGCACGCCAGCCAAGCCTTGGAGCGCATCGAAAAACTTGGCGCCAACTCCGTGCCGGTGACGGTGCTGGGCTTTGGTGACCGTCAGTATCCTGCTTTCTGTGGCTTTGCCGAGGCGCTGGAGCAGACCCTGCGCGCACAGGGCTGGACTGAACTGCTGCCGCTCGAGCGCATCCACCAGCAATCGGCCCAGCAGTTCGCGCGCTGGGGTGAAGCCTTGGCACAGGCACTGGGCGAGCCCCTGGTGCTGGACTATGTGCCGCGCGTGCCGCCCACCACCCCACTCACGCTCGTGGCGCGCCAGGCCTACCGCAAGCACAGCGGCGAGCCCACGGCGATCCTGCGCTTCGCGTGGCCCGCGCAGAGTGCGATGGAGCGCCTGCGCGGGAAGGGCCTGGCACGTTTTGCGGCGGGCGACCTGGTGGGCATCGTGCCGCCGGGCTCGGCCGTGCCGCGCTTCTACTCGCTGGCGTCGGGCTGGGCGGACGGGTTTCTGGAAATCTGCGCACGCCAGATGCCCGGCGGCCTGTGCTCTACGCACTTGCTGGGCCTGCAGGTAGGGGACAGCATCGCAGCCTTCATCCGCTCCAACCCAGGCTTTGCGTTGCCGCGCACGCGCCGGCCCGTGCTGCTGATCGGGGCGGGCACGGGTGTGGCGCCACTGGCTGGTTTCATCCGCCGCAACGACAGGCACACCCCCATGCACCTGTATTTTGGTGGCCGCGACCCGGCGCAGGATTTCTACTTTGGCCCCGAGATCCAGCGCTGGCTGGGCGAAGGGCGCCTGGCAAGTGTGCAGGCGGTGTTCTCGCGAGTCCCCGAAGGTGGTGGTTATGTGCAGGATGCCCTGCGCCGTGACGCCGAGCGCCTGCGCGGCCTGGTGGCCCAGGGCGCCCTCGTGCGTGTCTGCGGCAGCCGTGCCATGGCGAAAGGCGTGGCCGAGGCGCTGGACGCAGTGCTCGCGCCGCTACAACTGAGCGTGTCGAAGCTCAAAGCAAAGGAACGCTATGCCGAAGATGTCTTCTGA
- a CDS encoding FAD:protein FMN transferase yields MPKMSSEPAAPCKRTTLHGPTMGTRWSASMDAETIVDLKALRQDLAFAVQQVDTQMSPWKPDSDLVRLNRASVDTWVDLPFEMLEVLSCAMDVQRLSAGAFDPCVGALVDAWGFGAVRDAPDTEAIREARQAAARTTHGCLELDHPAGRARKRAPLQVDLCGIAKGYAVDRMAAVLHQHGVRHALAALDGELRAVGSQAGGAPWAVALECPEPGRRAVRGVLELDDLSVATSGDYRHYLDVGGARLAHTMDARRAAPVNNAVASVTVLARTAMHADAWATALLVAGPGEGLAMAQRMGLEALFLLRRPEGLVEMGLGRFDSSTMQQDAV; encoded by the coding sequence ATGCCGAAGATGTCTTCTGAACCTGCTGCGCCCTGCAAACGCACCACCCTGCACGGCCCGACCATGGGCACGCGCTGGTCCGCCAGCATGGACGCCGAGACCATCGTGGATCTGAAGGCCCTGCGCCAGGACCTTGCCTTTGCGGTGCAGCAGGTGGACACACAGATGTCCCCCTGGAAGCCCGACAGCGACCTGGTGCGCCTGAACCGCGCGAGCGTGGATACCTGGGTGGACCTGCCCTTTGAGATGCTCGAGGTGCTGAGCTGTGCCATGGATGTCCAGCGCTTGAGCGCTGGCGCGTTTGATCCGTGCGTCGGGGCGCTGGTCGATGCCTGGGGTTTTGGCGCAGTGCGCGATGCACCTGACACCGAGGCGATCCGCGAAGCGCGCCAGGCTGCGGCGCGAACTACGCATGGGTGCCTGGAGCTCGACCACCCCGCAGGCCGCGCCCGCAAACGTGCCCCCTTGCAGGTTGACCTGTGCGGCATTGCCAAGGGTTATGCGGTGGACCGCATGGCCGCCGTGCTGCACCAGCACGGGGTGCGGCACGCGCTCGCGGCGCTCGATGGGGAGCTCCGCGCCGTGGGCAGCCAGGCCGGCGGTGCGCCCTGGGCCGTGGCGCTCGAATGCCCCGAGCCGGGGCGTCGCGCGGTGCGGGGGGTGCTCGAATTGGATGACCTGTCCGTGGCCACCTCGGGCGACTACCGGCACTACCTGGACGTGGGCGGTGCGCGCCTGGCGCACACCATGGACGCGCGCCGCGCCGCGCCGGTGAACAATGCTGTCGCCTCGGTCACCGTGCTGGCGCGCACCGCCATGCACGCGGATGCCTGGGCGACTGCCCTGCTGGTCGCCGGCCCTGGCGAAGGTCTGGCGATGGCGCAGCGCATGGGGCTGGAAGCGCTGTTTCTGCTGCGTCGCCCCGAAGGGCTCGTGGAGATGGGTCTTGGGCGGTTCGACTCTTCCACAATGCAGCAAGACGCTGTATGA